One genomic region from Pseudomonas sp. R5-89-07 encodes:
- a CDS encoding LysR family transcriptional regulator: MFDPVLLRSFVAVVDCGNFTRAAERLHLTQSTVSQQIRRLEETLACQLLDRGQRRVMATAEGERLLAYARRILALHEEAADVLVNQQSDGVLRLGVPEDFAAERLMPLLSAFVVAYPRVRLEVTSGLGPELQRQYRGGEFDILLVKQMGDSDDCIASWPEPLCWVDSLSTPVAGRDPLPLVAFPVGGLYRNEMLQHLEVGGWRWRIGYSSASLASVCSAVAAGLGISLLPERVVQSGHRILGAYSGLPTVQGVRLALYGRSGLGAAGQTLQRQLLTLCAHHAI, from the coding sequence TTGTTCGATCCCGTGTTGTTGCGCAGCTTCGTCGCCGTGGTGGATTGCGGCAATTTCACCCGCGCCGCCGAGCGCCTACATTTGACCCAGTCCACCGTCAGCCAGCAGATCCGGCGCCTTGAAGAAACGCTGGCGTGCCAGTTGCTCGATCGCGGCCAGCGCCGCGTGATGGCTACCGCCGAGGGGGAGCGTTTGCTCGCCTACGCGCGACGCATTCTGGCGTTGCATGAAGAGGCCGCCGACGTGTTAGTTAACCAGCAAAGCGACGGTGTGTTACGCCTCGGGGTTCCGGAGGATTTTGCCGCCGAGCGCCTGATGCCGCTGCTTTCGGCATTCGTGGTCGCCTACCCCCGGGTGCGCCTGGAAGTTACCAGCGGCCTGGGCCCTGAATTGCAGCGTCAGTACCGGGGCGGTGAATTCGACATTTTGCTGGTCAAGCAGATGGGCGACAGCGACGACTGCATAGCGTCGTGGCCGGAGCCTTTGTGTTGGGTCGACAGCCTGAGCACGCCAGTAGCGGGTCGCGACCCCTTGCCGCTGGTGGCTTTCCCCGTGGGCGGGCTGTATCGCAATGAAATGCTGCAGCACCTGGAGGTGGGCGGCTGGCGCTGGCGCATCGGCTACTCCAGCGCCAGCCTGGCCAGCGTGTGTTCGGCGGTAGCGGCGGGGTTGGGCATCAGCCTGTTACCGGAGCGGGTGGTGCAATCCGGGCATCGCATCCTCGGCGCTTACAGTGGTTTGCCGACTGTGCAGGGGGTGCGATTGGCGTTGTATGGCCGCAGCGGCCTGGGCGCGGCAGGGCAGACATTACAGCGTCAGTTACTGACGTTGTGCGCACATCATGCAATCTGA